Proteins from a genomic interval of Hyalangium ruber:
- a CDS encoding methyl-accepting chemotaxis protein gives MKLSLAARVTAAFLLVVLVLTFGSVALVAMSLRTSFEEGLVRSLEQDIAGWRSLLVQEGRVLSAAARGAVGGSVLHAVLTSDSVDRETLQGIADEQRSLMGVDLFLLLDPEGKVRAGSLTGPLPRELSALLGAEHADLLMVEEVPYWSLVRPVEANGRVVGHLAMGIRLGEGLLRRLREQSGAETVLMVKGNVSASSLTSVAIENVLAALPSTGEPGRFLYMKGTRNLAARVEMGEDLRLVLVRSGEAEFARFQVTLLALLGLGLAGAIGAGSVAFLLARRVTGPLRQLTAAAARVVAEGDFRGTLQVRSRDEIGELASSFGQMMGRLRDVLLALRTASEQLESAASQLSSEAVAQNRDAARQAAALYETRVTAEQLQRASQLAAQRAKAVLKGAERADALGRAGEIALEGSLGGLAYIRNHVDQIASTSQELELQTKQIGGITQTVKDLADQSNMLALNAAIEAARSGEHGQGFAVVAREIRTLADKSASATRRVQEILSDIARAISATVGTSESGVREVEGGLAQVRATGESLRALAAIVHDHRLAVREIADTASQQDAGIAQLFIALSELSSFSQETASRLAGTEEAADRLSTASREVSAIVRRYKL, from the coding sequence ATGAAACTCAGCCTCGCCGCCCGGGTGACAGCCGCCTTCCTGCTCGTCGTGCTCGTGCTGACGTTTGGCAGTGTGGCGCTCGTCGCCATGTCGCTGAGGACCAGCTTCGAAGAGGGGCTCGTTCGCAGCCTGGAGCAGGACATCGCCGGGTGGCGCAGCCTGCTGGTGCAGGAGGGGCGGGTGCTCTCGGCGGCGGCGCGGGGCGCGGTGGGAGGCTCGGTGCTGCACGCGGTGCTCACCAGCGACAGCGTGGACAGGGAGACGCTCCAGGGCATCGCGGACGAGCAGCGCTCGCTGATGGGGGTGGACCTCTTCCTGCTCCTGGATCCGGAGGGGAAGGTGCGCGCGGGCAGCCTCACCGGCCCGCTGCCCCGGGAGCTGTCCGCCCTGCTAGGGGCGGAGCACGCCGATCTGCTCATGGTGGAGGAGGTGCCGTACTGGAGCCTGGTGCGTCCGGTGGAGGCGAACGGGCGCGTGGTGGGCCACCTGGCCATGGGCATCCGCCTGGGAGAGGGGCTGCTGCGGCGACTTCGGGAGCAGAGCGGCGCGGAGACGGTGCTGATGGTGAAGGGGAACGTGAGCGCCAGCAGCTTGACTTCGGTGGCCATCGAGAACGTGCTCGCGGCGCTGCCCTCCACGGGGGAGCCGGGCCGCTTCCTTTATATGAAGGGCACGCGCAACCTCGCGGCGCGGGTGGAGATGGGCGAGGACCTGCGGCTGGTGCTCGTGCGCAGCGGGGAGGCGGAGTTCGCCCGCTTCCAGGTGACGCTGCTGGCCCTGTTGGGGTTGGGGCTGGCGGGCGCGATCGGCGCGGGGAGTGTGGCCTTCTTGCTGGCGAGGCGGGTGACGGGGCCGCTGCGCCAGCTCACCGCTGCCGCGGCGCGCGTGGTGGCCGAGGGGGACTTCCGGGGCACGCTCCAGGTGCGCTCGCGCGATGAGATTGGAGAGCTGGCCAGCTCCTTCGGGCAGATGATGGGGCGGCTGAGGGACGTGCTGCTGGCGCTGCGGACCGCCTCTGAGCAGCTCGAGTCGGCCGCCAGCCAGCTGTCTTCGGAGGCGGTGGCGCAGAACCGGGACGCCGCGCGCCAGGCGGCGGCGCTCTACGAGACGCGGGTGACAGCGGAGCAGCTCCAGCGCGCCTCGCAGCTGGCTGCCCAGCGGGCCAAGGCGGTGCTCAAGGGCGCCGAGCGCGCCGATGCCCTGGGCCGCGCCGGGGAAATCGCCCTGGAGGGAAGCCTGGGAGGGCTGGCGTACATCCGCAACCACGTGGATCAGATCGCCAGCACCAGCCAGGAGCTGGAGCTGCAGACCAAGCAGATCGGCGGGATTACGCAGACGGTGAAGGACCTGGCGGACCAGTCGAACATGCTGGCGCTCAACGCGGCCATCGAGGCGGCGCGCAGCGGCGAGCACGGCCAGGGCTTCGCGGTGGTGGCGCGGGAGATCCGCACCCTGGCGGACAAGTCGGCGAGCGCCACGCGGCGGGTGCAGGAGATCCTCTCGGACATCGCCCGGGCCATCTCCGCCACGGTGGGCACGAGCGAGAGCGGGGTGCGCGAGGTGGAGGGAGGGCTGGCGCAGGTGCGCGCCACGGGCGAGAGCCTGCGGGCGCTGGCGGCCATCGTCCACGACCATCGGCTCGCGGTGCGGGAGATCGCCGACACTGCGAGCCAGCAGGATGCGGGCATTGCCCAGCTCTTCATCGCGTTGAGCGAGCTGTCCTCGTTCTCGCAGGAGACGGCCTCGCGCCTTGCGGGCACGGAGGAGGCGGCGGATCGGCTCTCGACGGCCTCGCGCGAGGTGAGCGCCATCGTGCGCCGCTACAAGCTGTAG
- a CDS encoding sigma 54-interacting transcriptional regulator, translating to MSETVLITSQESAGPPSPRRCQLLVIDGPDAGRAVPLGAEPVRVGTREGCTLRLTDPRVSGEHLEVRADGLDFVVKDLESRNGTLYEGSRIREVRVQPGATFKLGRSFLRLQPESQPWEVAPSQARRFGELVGESLAMRELFAVLERVSPSDVTVLLQGETGTGKELAARSIHEASARRKGPFVAVDCGALPEGLVESELFGHVKGAFTGALAARSGAFVRANGGTLFLDELAGIPPPVQARLLRVLEERKVRPVGGDAEQRVDVRVVAASRQELALAVAEGTFRPDLYYRLAVVPLPLPPLRQRREDLPLLIAEILRRRGLEPGPIRGPALELLSGHAWPGNVRELRNVLERALALAPGASRFEELRPSLQPVGAGPELAVRTDLPFSEAKQALIEHFERHYLRDVLARARGNLSEAARQSGVDRKHLRALARRHGLLPSSDEPDDAER from the coding sequence TTGAGCGAAACCGTCCTCATCACCTCCCAGGAAAGCGCCGGCCCTCCTTCCCCCCGGCGCTGCCAGCTGCTCGTCATCGATGGCCCGGACGCCGGTCGCGCCGTGCCGCTCGGCGCCGAGCCCGTACGCGTGGGCACGCGCGAGGGCTGCACCCTGCGCCTGACCGACCCTCGCGTCTCCGGTGAGCACCTGGAAGTACGCGCCGACGGCCTGGACTTCGTGGTGAAGGACCTGGAGAGCCGCAACGGCACCCTCTACGAGGGCTCGCGCATCCGCGAGGTGCGCGTACAGCCAGGAGCCACCTTCAAGCTGGGCCGCAGCTTCCTGCGCCTCCAGCCGGAGAGCCAGCCGTGGGAGGTGGCCCCCAGCCAGGCGCGCAGGTTCGGAGAGCTGGTGGGCGAGAGCCTCGCCATGCGCGAGCTGTTCGCCGTGCTCGAGCGCGTGTCGCCCTCGGACGTGACGGTGCTGCTGCAGGGAGAGACGGGCACGGGCAAGGAGCTGGCGGCGCGCTCCATCCACGAGGCGAGCGCGCGGCGCAAAGGACCCTTCGTCGCGGTGGACTGTGGCGCCCTCCCCGAGGGGCTCGTGGAGAGCGAGCTGTTCGGCCACGTGAAGGGCGCCTTCACCGGGGCCCTCGCCGCGCGCTCGGGCGCCTTCGTCCGCGCCAACGGCGGCACCCTCTTCCTGGATGAGCTGGCCGGCATTCCCCCGCCCGTGCAGGCGCGGCTGCTGCGCGTGCTGGAGGAGCGCAAGGTGCGCCCCGTGGGCGGCGACGCCGAGCAGCGCGTGGACGTGCGCGTGGTGGCCGCCTCGCGCCAGGAGCTCGCCCTCGCCGTGGCCGAGGGCACCTTCCGCCCGGACCTCTACTACCGCCTCGCCGTGGTGCCCTTGCCTCTGCCCCCGCTGCGCCAGCGCCGCGAGGACCTGCCGCTGCTCATCGCCGAGATCCTCCGCCGCCGGGGCCTCGAGCCCGGGCCCATCCGCGGCCCCGCGCTGGAGCTGCTGTCCGGCCACGCCTGGCCCGGCAACGTGCGCGAGCTGCGCAACGTGTTGGAGCGCGCCCTCGCCCTGGCCCCCGGCGCCAGCCGCTTCGAGGAGCTGCGCCCCTCCCTCCAGCCCGTGGGCGCGGGGCCCGAGCTGGCGGTGCGCACGGATCTCCCCTTCTCGGAGGCCAAGCAGGCACTCATCGAGCACTTCGAGCGCCACTACCTGCGTGACGTGCTGGCGCGCGCGCGCGGTAACCTCTCCGAGGCGGCGCGGCAGTCCGGCGTGGACCGCAAACACCTGCGCGCCCTCGCGCGGCGCCACGGCCTGCTGCCCTCCAGCGATGAGCCGGATGACGCCGAGCGCTGA
- a CDS encoding DUF6310 domain-containing protein, with translation MRFRACIALLLVLSACASSTPSPKEPAVRSPRLANLQRAAALPWTDDGRCVAQEASQPWPVLAERCFHALDHDRIRFNDPTRRCAVASAGAAAVGIGICVLAAPEIIVGAVIVTGVVVVGVAIKEALDAYERGASRERASPRPETESATREASASRRPKPEGSPLGRDGAPPDPPDLEPRARRPECTPRRVPPKGGHPFHNECADNIPHSAFRGANVLVNGKAFDALQPATRTLWEVKTDNFDTYTDDLQDIVIKSQVPKLLIERDLAKACGFDFRVGVRSAAHKVELEAAARELRGLIVIMDWC, from the coding sequence ATGCGTTTCCGCGCGTGCATCGCACTTCTGCTCGTTCTCTCGGCCTGCGCCTCGTCGACGCCGAGCCCGAAAGAACCAGCGGTCCGGAGCCCGCGGCTCGCCAACCTCCAGAGAGCAGCGGCACTGCCCTGGACGGACGACGGGCGATGCGTCGCGCAAGAGGCTTCCCAGCCCTGGCCCGTGCTGGCGGAGCGGTGCTTTCACGCTCTTGACCATGACCGGATCCGGTTCAACGACCCCACGAGAAGATGCGCGGTCGCCTCGGCGGGTGCGGCTGCCGTGGGAATCGGGATCTGCGTCCTGGCGGCACCGGAGATCATCGTGGGAGCGGTAATCGTCACCGGCGTGGTGGTGGTGGGCGTCGCCATCAAAGAGGCACTGGATGCCTATGAGCGGGGGGCATCCCGCGAGCGTGCGAGTCCTCGACCCGAAACGGAGTCCGCCACGCGGGAAGCTTCGGCGAGTCGAAGACCCAAGCCGGAAGGGTCCCCGTTGGGCAGGGACGGGGCTCCTCCAGACCCGCCAGACCTGGAGCCGCGTGCTCGTCGCCCTGAATGCACGCCCAGACGCGTGCCTCCCAAGGGAGGACACCCCTTCCATAACGAATGCGCCGATAACATCCCGCACAGCGCCTTCCGTGGCGCCAACGTGCTCGTCAACGGCAAGGCTTTCGATGCGCTGCAACCTGCCACGCGAACGCTCTGGGAGGTCAAGACCGACAACTTCGATACGTACACGGACGACCTGCAGGACATCGTGATCAAAAGTCAGGTACCGAAGCTGCTGATCGAGCGCGACCTTGCCAAGGCCTGCGGTTTTGACTTTCGGGTGGGCGTACGCAGCGCGGCACACAAAGTCGAGTTGGAGGCCGCAGCCCGAGAGCTCAGGGGGCTCATCGTCATCATGGACTGGTGCTGA
- a CDS encoding DUF5953 family protein: MPATPRNDLRLTVHAPALTREDDRPVAVVHAMERALPGLHLGWMISDEGQRIPLPDRDAFVARETKDGGFPLLRNGDDTFRVTVTGWESPAGSSPGGQAHLEVHAKLPLNATGIAAAQEVLEAVAEAARAFWGHATSFRAGLDIVRQTKNGPADLEAPPRGLPSIKPPRDIRSPEIPQCLGWLNYWSAPTARAIGFPDSARDTELLSRARRTPTGGWVVKLTDASLDLDDPTHLDTLLRAYERFPEIGGRSAL; encoded by the coding sequence ATGCCTGCCACGCCACGAAACGACCTTCGATTGACCGTCCACGCGCCCGCGCTCACGCGCGAGGATGACCGCCCTGTGGCCGTTGTTCATGCCATGGAACGCGCGCTCCCCGGCTTGCACCTCGGATGGATGATTTCCGACGAGGGGCAGCGCATTCCCCTTCCGGACCGAGATGCCTTTGTCGCCCGCGAAACGAAGGACGGAGGCTTTCCGCTCCTGCGCAATGGCGATGACACGTTCCGGGTGACCGTGACGGGATGGGAAAGCCCAGCGGGCAGTTCTCCAGGTGGTCAGGCCCATTTGGAAGTCCATGCCAAGCTGCCTCTGAATGCGACCGGAATCGCGGCGGCACAGGAGGTGCTGGAGGCCGTGGCGGAGGCCGCGCGAGCGTTCTGGGGGCATGCAACGTCCTTCCGCGCGGGGTTGGACATCGTGCGCCAGACGAAGAATGGGCCGGCTGACCTTGAGGCGCCCCCCCGGGGACTGCCTTCGATCAAACCCCCGAGGGACATCCGCTCACCCGAGATCCCGCAGTGCCTGGGATGGCTAAACTACTGGTCGGCGCCTACCGCGCGCGCCATCGGGTTCCCGGACTCCGCCCGCGACACCGAACTGCTCTCACGGGCGCGGCGCACGCCAACGGGTGGGTGGGTTGTGAAGCTCACGGATGCATCGCTCGATCTCGATGACCCCACCCACCTGGACACGCTGCTGCGGGCCTACGAGCGCTTCCCTGAGATCGGCGGGCGCTCAGCCCTTTGA
- a CDS encoding SDR family NAD(P)-dependent oxidoreductase — MTTPRKTAVVTGASRGIGRAVALAFIREGYDVWALARSAEALDGLRKEAGEALRPLAVDVADEAAVLTACRTVLQAGTPQVLVNNAGISLSAPLTKTRTEDLQRVLAVNVTAPFIFCRELVPAMAAAGGGRVINIGSITATRGARYTSAYCASKHALLGMTRALAIEYARKAVTVNQINPGWVETDMFSSAVGAVTQATGRSAGQAREALASMNAMGRIIQPEEVAAMCLFLASDAAASITGAAYAIDGGEPG, encoded by the coding sequence ATGACGACTCCCAGGAAGACGGCGGTGGTGACCGGGGCCAGCCGCGGCATTGGCCGCGCGGTGGCGCTGGCCTTCATTCGAGAGGGCTATGACGTATGGGCCCTGGCCCGCTCGGCGGAGGCCCTGGACGGGCTGCGCAAGGAAGCCGGCGAGGCCCTGCGCCCACTCGCCGTGGACGTGGCCGACGAGGCAGCGGTGCTCACCGCCTGCCGCACGGTGCTCCAAGCTGGCACGCCGCAGGTGCTGGTGAACAACGCCGGCATCAGCCTCTCCGCACCGCTCACGAAGACCCGCACCGAGGACCTGCAGCGCGTGCTGGCGGTGAACGTGACGGCGCCCTTCATCTTCTGCCGCGAGCTCGTCCCCGCCATGGCGGCGGCGGGCGGCGGGCGCGTCATCAACATCGGCTCCATCACGGCGACGCGTGGGGCCCGCTACACCTCCGCCTACTGCGCCTCGAAGCACGCACTGCTGGGCATGACGCGGGCGCTGGCCATCGAGTACGCACGCAAGGCCGTGACGGTGAACCAGATCAACCCAGGCTGGGTCGAGACGGACATGTTCAGCTCGGCCGTAGGCGCCGTCACGCAGGCCACCGGCCGCTCCGCGGGCCAGGCCCGCGAGGCCCTCGCCTCCATGAACGCCATGGGCCGCATCATCCAGCCCGAGGAGGTGGCCGCCATGTGTCTCTTCCTCGCCTCGGATGCCGCGGCGAGCATCACCGGCGCCGCCTACGCCATCGACGGCGGCGAGCCCGGATAG
- a CDS encoding serine/threonine-protein kinase yields MRELPRQLGPYRLVRRLGAGGMAEVFLALAFGASGFEKRVVLKVLRPEHVGDAVYERMFIEEGRLGARLSHRNLVGVHDLGCVEGTYYVRLDYVDGADLASLLARGLPGTALALHIADELALALGAVHGLTDDEGRPLGVVHRDVTPANVLVSRLGEVKLADFGIAKATLLRDITRAGVRKGTYAYMSPEQVRGGALSPASDFFSLGTTLHELLTGRRPFDGETPLETMDRVREAHLGPLEEVEAELRPLLRACLARRPEERVASAEAFRALLSPLRRARPEAGPFELARWVQGSAGGPAGARRPTETVLEDEGAEPE; encoded by the coding sequence GTGAGGGAGCTGCCGCGACAGCTGGGGCCGTACCGCCTCGTGCGCCGCCTGGGCGCGGGGGGCATGGCGGAGGTGTTCCTGGCGCTGGCCTTCGGGGCGAGCGGCTTCGAGAAGCGCGTGGTGCTCAAGGTGCTGCGCCCGGAGCACGTGGGCGACGCGGTGTACGAGCGCATGTTCATCGAGGAGGGGCGGCTGGGCGCGCGGCTGAGCCACCGCAACCTCGTGGGCGTGCATGACCTGGGGTGTGTCGAGGGGACGTACTACGTCCGGCTGGACTACGTGGACGGCGCGGATCTGGCGAGCCTGTTGGCCCGAGGCCTGCCGGGTACGGCGCTGGCACTGCACATCGCCGACGAGCTGGCGCTGGCGCTGGGGGCGGTGCATGGGCTGACGGATGACGAGGGGCGGCCGCTGGGGGTGGTGCATCGGGATGTGACGCCGGCCAACGTGCTGGTGTCACGGCTCGGGGAGGTGAAGCTGGCGGACTTCGGCATCGCCAAGGCCACGCTGCTTCGGGACATCACCCGCGCCGGGGTGCGCAAGGGCACGTACGCATATATGTCGCCGGAGCAGGTGCGAGGCGGGGCGCTGAGCCCGGCGAGTGACTTCTTCTCATTGGGCACCACGCTGCACGAGCTGCTCACGGGGCGCAGGCCCTTCGATGGAGAGACGCCGCTGGAGACGATGGACCGCGTCCGCGAGGCGCACCTCGGCCCGCTGGAGGAGGTGGAGGCGGAGCTGCGGCCGCTGCTGCGCGCGTGCCTGGCGCGCCGGCCGGAGGAGCGAGTGGCCTCGGCGGAGGCGTTTCGCGCGCTGCTCTCACCGTTGAGGCGCGCGAGGCCGGAGGCAGGGCCTTTCGAACTGGCCCGGTGGGTTCAGGGCAGCGCGGGCGGTCCCGCGGGAGCACGGCGCCCCACGGAGACCGTGCTGGAGGATGAGGGCGCGGAACCCGAGTGA